One window from the genome of Dyella sp. A6 encodes:
- a CDS encoding 2-oxoglutarate dehydrogenase E1 component has product MSTNLIREFFESSQLAGGNADYVESLYDAWLADPASVPAEWSRYFETFKGRESGDVSHTAAIARIEAAQKQRKGLAVPVSDEHARKQAGVLRLLTAYRSRGHLGADLDPLGLVERLPPPDLGLPFHGLAESDLNTEFDCGTYAGGGQRLKLSELWSRLKKVYTGTIGAEFMHISDHAQRNWIYSRLEQANGSAGLDAAGKKRVLAELTAADGLERYLHTKYVGQKRFSLEGGDSLIPLIDDVVRAAGDNGIKEVVIGMAHRGRLNVLVNILGKPPKTLFDEFEGRFEHPDDPAHSGDVKYHMGFSADVKTPEGGVHVALAFNPSHLEIVNPVVAGSVHARQVRRRDSERQQSLAVLVHGDAALAGQGVNMELFQMSQARGFKIGGTVHIVVNNQVGFTTSNPQDARSTKYCTDLAKMVNAPVFHVNGDDPEAVIEVTRLAYAFRKTFRKDVVIDLVCYRRHGHNEADEPSATQPVMYQVIKKRPPARELYAQQLVKEGVIAEGDGQKLFDEYRARLEAGKPMTELSTVPANNDIHIDWTPFLKGKLSDKADTGVPKKKLVELANKLLDLPGDLTLQSRVAKIYDDRRKMAAGEQPGDWGFAENLAYATLIDGGSNLRLVGQDSGRGTFFHRHAVLHDQKDGHTYMPLATLRDGADVEVIDSLLSEEAVMAFEYGHATTDPDTLNIWEGQFGDFANGAQVVIDQFISSGEAKWNRLCGLALFLPHGYEGQGPEHSSARLERFLQLCALDNMQVCVPTTPAQAFHMIRRQMVRKTRKPLIVMTPKSLLRHKLAVSSLDELSKGGFQLVIGEHRELAAKKVKRVVLCSGKVYYDLLEAAEKGEINDVAVVRVEQLYPFPRQEVSAELEKYPSAKEVIWCQEEPMNQGAWFQIRHHLQACIGSKQSLSYAGRARSPAPAAGHLNTHNAEQTALVEQALVAPIGTDHSAE; this is encoded by the coding sequence GTGAGCACAAATCTGATTCGCGAGTTCTTCGAGTCCTCCCAACTCGCTGGCGGTAACGCCGATTACGTCGAATCCCTCTATGACGCTTGGCTGGCCGATCCCGCATCGGTCCCCGCCGAGTGGAGCCGCTACTTCGAGACCTTCAAGGGCCGCGAGTCGGGAGATGTCTCCCATACCGCGGCCATCGCGCGTATAGAGGCCGCACAAAAGCAACGCAAAGGCTTGGCCGTGCCGGTCAGCGACGAGCATGCGCGCAAGCAGGCCGGTGTGCTGCGCCTGCTGACGGCGTATCGCTCGCGCGGGCATCTCGGCGCCGACCTTGATCCGCTGGGTCTGGTCGAGCGCCTGCCGCCGCCCGACCTGGGCCTGCCGTTCCATGGCCTGGCCGAGTCCGACCTCAACACCGAGTTCGACTGCGGCACCTATGCCGGCGGTGGCCAGCGCCTGAAGCTGAGCGAATTGTGGTCGCGCCTGAAGAAGGTGTACACCGGCACCATCGGTGCCGAGTTCATGCACATCAGCGACCACGCCCAGCGCAACTGGATCTACAGCCGGCTGGAGCAGGCCAATGGCAGCGCCGGTTTGGACGCCGCGGGCAAGAAGCGGGTGCTGGCCGAACTGACCGCGGCCGACGGCCTGGAGCGCTACCTGCATACCAAGTATGTCGGCCAGAAGCGCTTCTCGCTGGAAGGCGGCGACAGCCTGATCCCGTTGATCGACGACGTGGTGCGGGCAGCCGGCGACAACGGCATCAAGGAAGTGGTGATCGGCATGGCCCACCGCGGCCGCCTGAACGTGCTGGTCAACATTCTCGGCAAGCCGCCGAAGACCCTGTTCGACGAGTTCGAGGGCCGCTTCGAGCATCCCGACGACCCCGCGCACTCCGGCGACGTGAAGTACCACATGGGCTTCTCCGCCGACGTCAAGACGCCCGAAGGCGGCGTGCACGTGGCGCTGGCGTTCAACCCCTCGCACCTGGAAATCGTCAACCCGGTGGTGGCCGGCTCGGTGCATGCGCGCCAGGTCCGTCGTCGCGACAGCGAGCGCCAGCAGTCGCTGGCCGTACTGGTGCATGGCGATGCCGCGCTGGCCGGTCAGGGCGTGAACATGGAACTGTTCCAGATGTCGCAGGCGCGCGGTTTCAAGATCGGCGGCACCGTGCACATCGTGGTGAACAACCAGGTGGGCTTCACCACCTCCAATCCGCAGGACGCGCGTTCCACCAAGTACTGCACCGACCTGGCCAAGATGGTCAACGCGCCGGTCTTCCACGTGAACGGCGACGACCCGGAAGCGGTGATCGAGGTCACCCGCCTGGCCTATGCGTTCCGCAAGACCTTCCGCAAGGACGTGGTGATCGACCTGGTCTGCTACCGCCGCCACGGCCACAACGAGGCGGACGAGCCGTCGGCCACCCAGCCGGTGATGTACCAGGTCATCAAGAAGCGCCCGCCGGCCCGCGAACTCTACGCGCAGCAGTTAGTGAAGGAAGGCGTGATCGCCGAGGGCGATGGCCAGAAGCTGTTCGACGAATACCGCGCGCGCCTCGAGGCCGGCAAGCCGATGACCGAGCTGAGCACGGTGCCGGCGAACAACGACATCCACATCGACTGGACGCCGTTCCTCAAGGGCAAGCTGTCGGACAAGGCCGATACCGGCGTGCCGAAGAAGAAGCTGGTGGAGCTGGCCAACAAGCTGCTCGACCTGCCCGGCGACCTGACCCTGCAGTCGCGCGTGGCGAAGATCTACGACGACCGCCGCAAGATGGCCGCCGGCGAGCAGCCGGGTGACTGGGGCTTCGCCGAGAACCTGGCCTACGCCACCCTGATCGATGGCGGCAGCAACCTGCGCCTGGTCGGCCAGGACTCGGGACGCGGTACCTTCTTCCACCGTCACGCGGTGCTGCACGACCAGAAGGATGGCCACACCTACATGCCGCTGGCGACCCTGCGCGACGGCGCCGACGTCGAGGTGATCGACTCGCTGCTCAGCGAAGAGGCGGTGATGGCCTTCGAATACGGCCACGCAACCACCGACCCCGATACGCTGAACATCTGGGAAGGCCAGTTCGGCGACTTCGCCAACGGTGCGCAGGTGGTGATCGACCAGTTCATCAGCTCGGGCGAAGCCAAGTGGAATCGCCTGTGCGGCCTGGCGCTGTTCCTGCCGCACGGCTACGAGGGCCAGGGTCCTGAGCACTCCTCCGCCCGCCTGGAACGCTTCCTGCAGCTGTGCGCACTGGACAACATGCAGGTCTGCGTGCCGACCACTCCGGCGCAGGCTTTCCACATGATCCGTCGCCAGATGGTGCGCAAGACGCGCAAGCCGCTGATCGTGATGACGCCGAAGTCGCTGCTGCGCCACAAGCTGGCCGTGTCGTCGCTGGACGAACTGTCCAAGGGCGGCTTCCAGCTGGTGATCGGCGAGCATCGCGAACTGGCCGCGAAGAAGGTCAAGCGCGTGGTGCTGTGTTCGGGCAAGGTCTACTACGACCTGCTCGAGGCCGCCGAAAAGGGCGAGATCAACGATGTCGCCGTCGTGCGCGTCGAGCAGCTCTACCCGTTCCCGCGCCAGGAAGTCAGCGCCGAACTGGAGAAGTATCCTTCCGCCAAGGAAGTGATCTGGTGCCAGGAAGAGCCGATGAACCAGGGCGCATGGTTCCAGATCCGTCATCACCTGCAGGCCTGCATCGGCAGCAAGCAAAGTCTGTCCTACGCGGGACGCGCACGCTCGCCGGCCCCGGCCGCAGGCCATCTCAACACCCACAACGCCGAACAGACGGCGCTCGTCGAACAGGCGCTGGTTGCGCCGATCGGCACCGACCACTCCGCGGAGTAA